GAACTGTTCAGCCTTTGAGGAAGCAGCTCTGACTCGAAGAATTTGTAGTGAGTCTAAATCCCCCTGTGCGTGGGTGGTGGCCCAGCCTTGGCAAGGACTGAGTCCTGGAGGGAAGTATGTCCTCTGCCCTCAGATCCCACCTCCTGCTGGCTGCCGCTGGACATGGAACTGCTGCATAGACAGGTCCTGGCTCTGCAGGCACAGAGGGTCCTCTTGGGTATGTTGCCTGGGAGTTTACCCAAGGAGAGTAGTTCTTTGTTCCAAGTACTTACTAACAGCCTCCCCCACCCTGCACAGAAAAGCGGCGGAAAGCGTCAGCCTGGCAGCGGAACCTGGGCTACCCTCTGGCCATGCTGTGCTTGCTGGTGCTGACGGTGGGTTCACAAGCCTTGGTGGGGACGGGAAGAAGTGGGTCCTTGGTACTTTAGCTTCCTCCAGGAGGACAACAATGTAAGTTGGCATGGTTGTCATTAGCAGTAGAGGTTGCCACTTTATGTGCTGCCCTGTGCTAAGTAAGAGCATCAGTTCTCACCTTGTGGACAGAGAAATACAACTGACTTGCCCCAAATCAGAGAGTCACTGGGAAGGTATACAGATTTGCCTTGGAGTGAGAATAAATTAGGACTTCAAGAATAATCTTAGAGGAAAAGGAACCTTTTCCTCAGTCATCTCATGGTTGGGGGTTGTGGGGGACGGCGTGCTGGAGATTGACCCAGGCTTTGCGCCTTAGTCAAGTGCTCTGCAGACGTGCCCCTCCCCCGTCCCTGTAGGTATGCTCTTTCTAGTGAGGCTTCTGCAGCCACCCTTTTGGAAGCAGTTCCTTGAGTAACATCCTCAAAGGGCTGTAATGCTAGCAGTGGCCTGGAGGAAATCCGCAAACTGAAAGTGCTAAGTTAAAGAGAGGGTTTCTAACCCTGCGCTCTGGCCGGGCTCAACTGTGGGCGGAGCGGGGTGATGGGAGCTGGTGGCCTTGCTGCACACAGGGCCTGTCTGTCCTCATCGTGGCTGTCCACATCCTGGAGCTGCTCATCGATGAGGCTGCCATGCCGCGGGGCATGCAGGTACGCGGGGCTGAAGGGCGGGGAAGCTGGGTTAAGTGTCTCCAGCCGTTATCCTGCCTGAAACAGGTGGATTGCTTGGGTTCCAGGCCACAATGGGCTCTGGGGTCAAAGTCCCAGCAGCTTGTACTGCAGCAGAAAGGGGGAGgttggagagagagacagcaacAGAGGGGGTGGCGTGTCAGAGTcgaggagaggacagaggacaggctGGGAGGTCCTGGTGGTCAGGGTGGTGATGCCCCTCACTGATGCCACACCACCCACAGGATGCCGCCCTGGGCCAGGTCTCCTTCTCCAAACTGGGATCCTTCGGCGCTATCATCCAGGTTGTGCTGATCTTGTATCCTTCTAGAAACTCCCCAGGCCTCTGCCCGCCAAACCTGCCTCCAGGactctgagtacactgtagctgtcttcagacacactagaagagggcctgggatctcattacagatggttgtgagccaccatgtggttgttgaaatttgaactcaggacctctagaagagcagtcagtgctcttaactgctgagccatctctccagctccatgaatCCTCCAGGACTCTTATACAccccctgggagcactggggaggAGCACCAGGGAGGCCGCCTGTCTTCATCTACCTTGGGTTAAGAAAGAAGGGCATACTTGGTCTTGAGGAGTAACTGTCCGTGACTCCAGCTCTAGGCCCcgactctcttctggcctctgcaggcatctgaATTCACATGCATATACTGCCCTCTCCCCACACTAGATGtatatctttttaaataatttatttttgtgtgcattggtgtcttgtgtgtatgtgtgttgttggtgtcttgtgtgtatgtgtgttggaacccctgaaactggagttacagttttaagctgggacttgaactcaggacctctgggagagcagccagtgctctaactgctgagccatctctccagccctaggaagtgctgttttaaaaagatggttcagtgggtaaaagtgcctGCTCTGCTagaagcctgaccacctgagttctgTACCTGGGAACTCACAGTGGCGTGAGAGGACTGACCCCTGAAGTTGTATATGCACAGGTGTATATGCAGTGgcacgcatgcacacaggcacacagcatgATAGGAGGTGATGTGGAGAGTGATAGATTATCAGACACCCAGCCTTGACCTCTgtttcctgcacacacatgtgtgtacaccacACAGAAAACCTTGATTTTGAAAGCTGGCAGGTTCTTCCCTAACGCAGTGGCAGTTACCTGATGGTGTCCTCGGTGGTGGGTTTCTACAGCTCTCCACTCTTCGGAAACCTGAGGCCTCGGTGGCGTGATACATCCATGACACAGGTAGCTAGCGGGATGGGGGGGTTGGGGCTGGGGGGAGATCCTGGGCTCTGGcacctttttttcctttgttgggtgccccccacccccttccccgagacagggtttctgtgtcgCCGCCCTGGTAGTCCTGGAACCCAGTGTCCTCTTGCCTTCCCCTctcaagtgctcggattaaaggtggGGCGCTGGCAGCTCCTGCCACCTTTGccccttctctgctctctcttgtAGATAATTGGGAACTGTGTGTGCCTCCTGGTCCTCAGCTCAGCACTTCCTGTCTTCTCCAGAACCCTTGGTGAGCAGTGAAGGGGTAGACAGTCGGCTTAGTCGGGCGCTTCAggcctcagctacatagggaaaccctgtctgtcACAGAAGAAAGCTGCTTTCCCAGGTCTTCCTAATCATCTTGTCAGAGCCTCCATAGTGCTGGGAACTAATACCTTTCTTTCATTGTCATAGTACATTGTTCTCTGTTTACATGAAAGAAATAGGTCCAGAGCGGGTAAGGAACTTGTCCTGTCAGTCGGCCGTCTAGAAGTGGAACTGGGCTAGGAAGCAGTGTGGTGACTGTGCACTAGTGGAGCAGTGTGGTGACTGTGCACTGTGCACTAGTGGAGCGGTGTGGTGACTGCACTGCACTGTGCACTAGTGGAGCAGTGTGGTGACTGTGCACTAGTGGAGCAGTGTGGTGACTGCACTGCACTGTGCACTAATGGAGCAGTGTGGTGACTGCACTGTACACTAGTGGAGCAGTGTGGTGACTGCACTGCACTGTGCACTAGTGGAGCAGTGTGGTGACTGTGCACTAGTGGAGCAGTGTGGTGACTGCACTGCACTGTGCACTAGTAGAGCAGTGTGGTGACTGTGCACTGTGCACTAGTGGAGCAGTGTGGTGACTGCACTGCACTGTGCACTAGTGGAGCGGTGTGGTGACTGTGCACTGCACTGTGCACTAGTGGAGCAGGGTGATGACTGTGTACTCTGCTGTGCACTAGTGGAAACTTAATGGCCAACTTGTAGCTTCCTAGTCAGGAGCCACTTATAATCCTGGGAACCTAGAGATAGCTGAGGCTAGAGGCGAAGGGAAAGATACAAACAAGTCTCTGCATTCAGTAGTCCTGATCTGGCCTTGGGATGGGCTTGGCAGGCATGCATGTTCTGTAACGGCTGTGATGTTCAGTCGTGGCCACTAGGAGGCAGCAGAAAGTTGGTCTCCTTTGAGGAGAGGGCTTGGGGGAATTCCCCCTTGTGATTGCGGATTTTGTACATCAGGGCTGACACGCTTTGACCTGCTGGGTGACTTCGGACGCTTCAACTGGCTAGGCAATTTCTACATCGTGTTCCTCTACAATGCAGCCTTTGCTGGCCTCACCACACTCTGTCTGGTGAAGACCTTCACTGCAGCTGTGAGGGCAGAGCTGATCCGAGCCTTTGGTAAGGGAGTGTGGCGCGTGGGCTGGCGGGAAGTTGATTGTGAAGCAGGGGTGGCCCCAGCAGGCAAGAGGGTGTGCTACCTGTTTATATGTCACCCATCTCTGTCACCCATTGTTCTGTCCTGTTCTCCCCTGTCTGAGGAGCTGACCCTTCTCACTGCCTACCTTCTCTTCTCCAGGGCTGGACAGACTGCCACTGCCTGTCTCTGGTTTTCCCCGGGCTTCCAGGAAGAAACAGCATCAGTGACCTGCAGCTGGGGCCTGAGAAGGAGAAAACTGGGCACTGCCAGGCCTGGAGGCGAGCCCCAGGTGGCTGGACCTCAGGACCTGGGATCTGAGAGAGTGGGTGACAGAGGGAACGGACCATCTGCACTGTTGTTTAACCTGAGCCAGAGTGGGACCCAGCTGGCTTCCTCCGTCCCAGACGTAGCTGTGCCTGAGCATCCGCTGGAGCTGGGGACCGGCTCTCATTCCTGGTCCCAAACACGTTTACACATCTATCTGCCTCAATCCTGTTCCAGGCCATGCCTGAAGCCATGTTTACATGATTTGATGTGCAATAGGGTGGGTGGGAGTTGGGGGGACTGGGCCAGGGGTGGTTCTGGAGACAGGCTGTCTTCCTTGCCTCTGGCCCCGAAGAGCCGAAGCACTGTGCTATCTATCCTGTGGAGGGCTTTGGACCACTGGAGAGACCAAGGGTGCTGGGAGGAGGAGGCTGCACCCATCAGCAATAAAGTTGACCCAGGGTTTTCTTGGTTCTTTTGTAAAgagcctgtctctgtgtctgtttgagTACCTTGTTCCAACTACTCCTGAGTCATTCCCATCTATTCCTTCTCCTCTGTGGACATTCCGGAGCCCTGTGGGGCTGTCAATCTGTGTCAGGCCAGACGGTTCTGCAGAGGGCTGTAGTTCTTCCCACAGCCTGACTTAAAGTGGACTACCTCTGCTGGGAGTAGTGACCCATACGGTTAACTGAGGTATTccggaagcagagggaggcaggaggtgtgtggtgtttttcaggccagccaaggttacatggAGTGCTTGTGGTCAGTGTCCCTCCTCCCCTAAGAGCGGTCTAGTCTTCTGGCCTCTCCCCTCTACTTGGGGCTTTGTTTCTCTACCTTGGGAACTGGGGCAGAAGGGCTGTGCACATGTATAAGATGCCATCCCTGCCCACCTGCAGCCCTGACCTGACAGGCACCAGGGCTGCACAGGAGCCTGGCTGGCAGTGTTACATTCTTACCTCAGAGAAGAACCTGGGTCCAgctgtggaaagactcagttccTTGATGCCCTCCTGTGTTGAGGACAGAACAAACTTGTAGAACTCTACAGACTGTACACTGCACAACTTCGCAGGGCATCATTTCCCTAGAGTTGTTTATAATtactgtggtttggtttggtttgattgacctggggtctcactatgcagccccctgctgttctgaaactcattctgtggatccggctggccttgaactcccaaagaGCCACATGCCTCTGCATGATTAGTGCTAGGATTGAAAGCCATATCTGAGCCTAGGAGTCTTAAGAATTTACTGAGGTCAGGAAAATATGGCATCTATGCATGGAGTTCATAGGATAACTTTTCTTCCATTGTGTGGATCCTGAGGAATCAAACTCGATGCTTCTATCTGCACTGGCCCTGACAGTCCTGGGTCTGGTGGTGTCAAACCCAGGAAGGACCTATGCTTGTTAGGCAGCCTCAGTACCACAGAGCTGCCTTCCCATCTCCAAGACCATTTCCTTGTCTATGGAAGACAGGCTGCAGGGTTTCCTGCCCCCTGGTTTTTGTTCTGGTTCATAACTGTCAGTGAGTGCTAGCCTTGGAACTGGGTGAGGGAGGGCAAACATGGAATACAAAAACTGTAGATTCCACAAATACTTGCCAAGTGCAGCACTTCAAGCTAGACTAGATGGCCTTGGAAGTGCAAGATAAAGCAGCTGGTGCTGAAGAGCTGCTTTGTCTGAAAGGTGCTGGATCCTGTAACACCACAGTGCCAGGGCAGTTCGTGGCCGCCCCACCACGGGACCAGGAgccgtttttgttttttaacttggcaatgtttattttgtatgcaagtatgtgtgtgtatgtgtgcacccaTGGCCACACCGGCATATGAGTGGAGATCAGAACAATCTGCTTCAGTCCTTCCTTTCACCACATGGGTTCAGATTGGAATCAGGCTGTcgggcttggtagcaagtgcttttacatacttgttttgagacagtcccaTTATATGTAGCAtcaactggcctggaactcaatatgcaaagcagaccaggctggcttccaaatcacagaggtctacctgcctctgtccctaCCCCCTGAGCGCTGGGATAAAAGTTTTGCAACaccatgcaaacaaacaaaacctttgaccAGTTGATGTGTGgtacatatttttaatatcagcactcaagaggcagaggcaggtagatctctgtaaatttgaggctagcctagtctacatagccaGATCCAGGACAAGGCTACAGAGACCCTgtaaaaactttcttttttcccccttcggttttttggatttggttttttggatttggtttttttgagacagggtttctctgtatagccctggctgtcctggaactcactctgtagaccatgctggccttgaactcagaaatctgcctgcctctgcctcccagagtgctgggattacaggtgtgcaccaccaccgcccagcccaaatctttttttttaaagatttatttattatatataagtacactgtagctgtcttcagacaacacagaagagggcagggcgtcagacctcattatggatggttgtgagccaccatgtggatgctgggatttgaactcgggacctttggaagagcagtcagtgctcttaaccactgagccatctctctagccccccaaatctttttttaaaaaaataataaatttttttattgcattatgcagtggtggtgcatgtctttaatcccagcactctgggaggcagaggcaggtggatttctgagctcaaggccagcctggtctacagagtgagttccaggacaaccagggctatacagagaaactctgtctcgaaaaaaaaccaataataataataataataataataataataaattagaaaGACCAGTTGcaggcttgcctagcatgcctgaaggtcctgggctttttattttattttatttttaaatatttatttatttattatatgtaagtacactgtagctatctttagatgccagaagagggagtcagatctccttacggatggatggttgtgagccaccatgtggatgctgggatttgaactcatgacctttggaagagcagtcagtgctcttaccagctgaaccatctctccagcccttattttatttttaattaatttacatacttatttatttagggttttttgtttgcatttttgttttgtattttgatgtctctctgtgtagccttggctgtcctggaactcactgtagaccaggctggccttaaactcagagatctgcctgcccctgctccccaagtactgagattaaagcaCCACACTAAccctaacattttattttctgtgtatgggtgttttgcttgtatgtgtatctgtgtaccaaCTGCATGCCTGTTTCCTGAGGAGACCGGAAGACAGCATCGGACACCCCTGAAAGTAGAGTTACAGGGAGAAGttagccactgtgtgggtgctgtgaatctaactcagctcctctgggaaagcagcagcGCTCTTCAGTGCTGAGCTGCCATTCCAGGCCTGGAGGCCCTGGTTTTGagcccagcaccacataaacctggTGTGGCAGTACACTGCTAATTTCAGCACTGGAAAGCTGGAGACCAGAGGAGAAAACATTCGAGGTCATCCTTCTCTGtgaagtgagtttgagaccaagccTGAACTACATTAGATTCTGCCACAAAAGGAGAGGGGGGATAAAAAGTGACCTTCGGGTATCCGGCAGCCATTTGAGAGGACATAAAACGCGGAAAGCCCTGGCCTGGCAAAGTAgatcagcaggtaaaagcacttgctgcacaagccCAGGTCACCTgacttcaatccccagaacccactgtGGAAGGAGAAAGCAGACTCCCAAACGTCCTCTGAGCTCCGCAGCTGTGTTATGGCATGTGCCtgcatacacacaacatatacagACACAGTCGGAAAAaaataagggggctggagagatggctcagcagttaggagcactgattgattttccaaaggtcctgagttcaaatcccagcaatcacatggtggctcacaaacatgtataatgagatctgacatcctcttctgaatacagctacagtgtacttacatataataaataaataactctttaaacgaaggaaagaaagaaagaaagaaaagtaccaAACTGGATTGTGAGTGTCAGGCTCTGTTCCCAAGAAGATAGAAAGCCAccaaggccgggcggtggtggcacatgcctgtaatcctagcactctgggaggcaggggcaggtggatttccgagttcgaggcctggtctacagagtgagttccaggacagccagggctacacagagaaaccctgcctcgaaagaaaccaaatccaaaaaacaaacaaaaacaaaaacaaaaacaaaacaaaacaaaaacaagaaagccaCCAAGGAAAATGATCCTCTGGGATCCAGTCTTGGTTTATGAATGAGATTAGAGAGAAGCCAGGGAGACTCGAGGAGCACAGAGAAGAGAGGCTTTGATGGTTTGCCCAAAGGGCTTGGATGGCCTTGGAGCTCCGACTTCCTGGAGGACAGCAGAGGGCATAGCCTGCCAGAGCAGACTTTAGGAGAGCAAAGTCTAGTGCCCAGGAAGACAGTTTGGTGCCTAATTTAGACTCGGAGGTAGAAGGATGCTtatccaggcagctaggactgtAAAGCTTCAGGGATTTCCTAAGCAGGTGCCTGCATGGTTTCCAGGATGGGACACACTTCAGTGGAGTAATGGAACAGTGACCGCTAGATCCCCCGCCCGGGTGGGAGGGGGCGGGACAGCCCTGGGAGAAGGGCGGGGGGCGGGGCCAGGGACCACTTAAGGCGGAGTCAGGGCGTTTCTGGGAGCACGGGAGCCCTGCCGCAGAGACCGGCTGGGTTGGCACTCACCCTCGACCCACCTGCCTTGTAATGGTAGTCTATCAGTAGTAGGTTCCAGGTTGCTCAGGGCATGTAGGCAGAGTTAGCGACTGCCAAGCGTCCAGAGCCACAGCGCTCCAGGTACTCTGGGACCTTCTCCATCTGCGGTGCTCTTTAGCTCCTGCGGAGATGCCCAACTGACAGGAGAGCCAGTGAGGACAAGAACGCTCCATTTCGACCCAAGTCCACTGCACCCATGGCTCTGCCGGCCAGTCTGTTGCCCCTGTGCTGCCTGGCACTCCTGGCACTGTCTGTCCAAAGCTGCGGGCCGGGCCGAGGACCGGTTGGCCGGCGGCGTTATGTACGCAAGCAACTTGTGCCTCTGCTGTACAAGCAGTTTGTGCCTAGCATGCCGGAGCGGACCCTCGGCGCGAGTGGTCCAGCTGAGGGGAGGGTAACAAGGGGGTCGGAGCGCTTCCGGGACCTCGTACCCAACTACAACCCCGACATAATCTTCAAGGATGAGGAGAACAGCGGCGCTGACCGCCTGATGACAGAGGTAAGGAGAGTTTCTCCCCACCTGCTCTACCACACACCACCAGCTCCACAATTTCCCTACCACAGCCCTGGTAGGAACTGTCCCTTCGTCCCCAGAGGccctaaactaaactaaaataaagtGAGATCTCCTTCACCACATCCTTAAAGAAAGCAAACAACCTGGTGGCTGGATAGTGGTTTGGAGGTATCCGAACGGGAGAGAggctgggatggggaggggaggaggaactgCCTAGTGAGAGTGAATCTGGGAGAGGCTGGGGCGAGGGCGGGGAAAGGAGGATGGCGGCAGGCGAGACGGGAAATGGCTGAGGCGTGGACCGGGGGTCAGTCACCGAGCCAGGCAGGAAGGGCTGGGGTGAGTTGGGGGCCAGGAGCTGGCTAGGATAGGTAGCCTACATAAGGCTTTACACTTAGCCTGGCTCTTGGCCTGATGGCCAAAAGTTCTGTGAACCAAAAGAAGGGGGCTGGGGAAGAGCGGGGCAAGAGTCTGGTTACCAGAGCATCTACCTGGGAATGAGGTGGCCAGGAATTGTCCTCTGCATGGGAAAGGTAGCCTATATTAGGGTCTAAACAACAGAATTTGGGGTGCGGGGAAGCAGTCCTCTGAACAGATGGACACACCTGAGAAACAAGGGTTTCTGGTCATCTAAACTCAGCTTAGCTTGAGGACTTTGAATAGATAATTAAATTCAACTACTACTCTGGAGCGTGTGCTACAGGGGGGCACTGAACCAGCTCGATTCAGATTCAGTGGGCCATGGCTTGGAAGAGAAGAGTTCAGAGCCCCTATGGCCAGTGTTGTGGGGTGtctgaaagaaaaacatatttcttCACCCCATCCCTCATTTTATATCTGAGAGCTGGAGCAAAAAGCAATCGAATCAAGGCCTCACAGCCAAATAGCACTGCAGACTCCTGGTTCTGAGTCCTATATACTTTCCATTACACTGCCTTATTGtgtgtggggatggggtggggtggggggaggtacgGATTTCCTCTGACTAATTGCCCCAGTTTTCCAGGTTACATGGTTAGGAAAACCTATACAGGGAtgaaagaatttttctttcttttcttcctttcttttttttaaggtttatttattttatttagatgagtacactgtagctgtcttcagacaccccagaagagggcatcagatctcattacaaatggtcgtgagccaccatgtggtttctgggatttgaactcaggacctttggaagagtagtcagtgctcttaaccactgagccatctctccagccccttttctttccttccctccttattgcgacactgtgtagccctgacaggcctaaaatttgctatgtagctctcatagaaatcttcctgcctctgcctcctgattgctgcaATCAAAGGTGAGAACCAATCGCTCCAAGCCACGAATTCCTTCCAGTTCCTGTGATGAAGCCATTCCCTGTCCAGTACATTGGGAAGGAGCATCCCTTCCTCACCTTGTTCAAGGGACATTGCTGTCCTTGCCTCTGGCTGAAACCTGCAGTAGAGGGATAGAACAAGGCTTAGGCCTCAAAGGGCCTGGGAAacccccctaacacacacacccAGTCTTGCTTATCTCCCACACCCTGGCTGCAAAAGGACTCTATTGAGTTGGCTCTGTACTGAGCTACTGCCCCCGCAGGTCAGGGCCTTCTTTGGGGACAAAAACgacacaaagttagaaagagctaCCACTTGTCCTGTGCTTCTGCAGAGGTGAAGTTGACTAGAAAGAAGGGTAGGGGCAAATGTCCCTCTAGCAACCGCGTCGCGTCCAAGTTCGAGGtgagagacaaaaagagacaaagaaaaaagttGTTCTCTGCCGGTCCTCCTGCGCTCAGCTCCCGCAGTGTCCCCGGCTCTGGCGCGCCAAGGTCTCCAACTCCCAGACCGGAGCAGCCAAGATA
This portion of the Apodemus sylvaticus chromosome 17, mApoSyl1.1, whole genome shotgun sequence genome encodes:
- the Lmbr1l gene encoding protein LMBR1L isoform X4 yields the protein MMKTPQLTRLRWSYAPLPWRLPWAPSSSCRSPSSATRCCSHCHATTTSSGSTAPSSMGVLGRVYETVVMLILLTLLVLGMVWVASAIVDNDKASRESLYDFWEYYLPYLYSCISFLGVLLLLVCTPLGLARMFSVTGKLLVKPRLLEDLEEQLNCSAFEEAALTRRICNPTSCWLPLDMELLHRQVLALQAQRVLLEKRRKASAWQRNLGYPLAMLCLLVLTGLSVLIVAVHILELLIDEAAMPRGMQDAALGQVSFSKLGSFGAIIQVVLIFYLMVSSVVGFYSSPLFGNLRPRWRDTSMTQIIGNCVCLLVLSSALPVFSRTLGLTRFDLLGDFGRFNWLGNFYIVFLYNAAFAGLTTLCLVKTFTAAVRAELIRAFGLDRLPLPVSGFPRASRKKQHQ
- the Lmbr1l gene encoding protein LMBR1L isoform X1, whose protein sequence is MEAADYEVLSVREQLFHDRVRECIISILLFATLYILCHIFLTRFKKPAEFTTVDDEDATVNKIALELCTFTLAVALGAVLLLPFSIISNEVLLSLPRNYYIQWLNGSLIHGLWNLVFLFSNLSLVFLMPFAYFFTESEGFAGSRKGVLGRVYETVVMLILLTLLVLGMVWVASAIVDNDKASRESLYDFWEYYLPYLYSCISFLGVLLLLVCTPLGLARMFSVTGKLLVKPRLLEDLEEQLNCSAFEEAALTRRICNPTSCWLPLDMELLHRQVLALQAQRVLLEKRRKASAWQRNLGYPLAMLCLLVLTGLSVLIVAVHILELLIDEAAMPRGMQDAALGQVSFSKLGSFGAIIQVVLIFYLMVSSVVGFYSSPLFGNLRPRWRDTSMTQIIGNCVCLLVLSSALPVFSRTLGLTRFDLLGDFGRFNWLGNFYIVFLYNAAFAGLTTLCLVKTFTAAVRAELIRAFGLDRLPLPVSGFPRASRKKQHQ
- the Lmbr1l gene encoding protein LMBR1L isoform X2; this encodes MEAADYEVLSVREQLFHDRVRECIISILLFATLYILCHIFLTRFKKPAEFTTVDDEDATVNKIALELCTFTLAVALGAVLLLPFSIISNEVLLSLPRNYYIQWLNGSLIHESEGFAGSRKGVLGRVYETVVMLILLTLLVLGMVWVASAIVDNDKASRESLYDFWEYYLPYLYSCISFLGVLLLLVCTPLGLARMFSVTGKLLVKPRLLEDLEEQLNCSAFEEAALTRRICNPTSCWLPLDMELLHRQVLALQAQRVLLEKRRKASAWQRNLGYPLAMLCLLVLTGLSVLIVAVHILELLIDEAAMPRGMQDAALGQVSFSKLGSFGAIIQVVLIFYLMVSSVVGFYSSPLFGNLRPRWRDTSMTQIIGNCVCLLVLSSALPVFSRTLGLTRFDLLGDFGRFNWLGNFYIVFLYNAAFAGLTTLCLVKTFTAAVRAELIRAFGLDRLPLPVSGFPRASRKKQHQ